A segment of the Gossypium hirsutum isolate 1008001.06 chromosome D10, Gossypium_hirsutum_v2.1, whole genome shotgun sequence genome:
AAATTAAAAGATTGCTTTTAACTCCTGTGTACAATCGATAGTATGACCTAACAATCTCTATACCCAAAAACTCCTAGGCACAGAAAACAGTAATTAATTGAATGCTTCTCAATTTTCCTCAAATATAAATGCAATAAACACCGTTCGATTTCACCAACAAATGTTAATCAACGGTCTCAAAAACATTCATATGTTGCCAACGTGCACAATAAAAGTACACCTCTAAAACAAGTCACTTGCCGATTTTtagtaaaacatttttttttcttctctcttctcCTACATTTCAACCAAAAAAGCCAAAGGGCAAGAAAAGGTacgttttagttttagttttagttttaattttaattttgatgattcaTAGTCCAAACAGAAGCCGTTTGCATTCTTCGTTttcttcattaaaaaaaaaataactttcttCTCCTATATTTCTTTCTCCCATCCTTCTACTCCCCTGTTTGAATActgcagaaaaaaaaaagaagaaaacccaCTGAAATCTTTGATGGTTAAAAAGTGAAGTTACGGCACTTACCAGTATTTTCAAGTATGGAAAGAAGAACCCAGAAAATGATGGATATTTAATTAAATAGCGGAAAGGGAAACATACAAAGTAATTTTGAATAAGAAAGAAACAACAAAGTTCCTCAgatctttttttttagttttgtttaaACTGGGTTTTTTTGTCTTCAGCATCTATAGATCCTTTTCCTGCATAAACTTGTTCTATTCTAGGTTTTTATCTCTCTTTTACGACTTTCTCTTTTCTGGGTTTATGGGTTTTTAGTTGTTTCTTTGATGGTTCTTTTTCTGGGTTTATGGGTTTTTAGTTGTTTCTTTGATGGTTCTAGTTGCATGTAGGATTAAGCttctttttttatggtttttttccAGGTCTAAAAGGGTGTATGCATTTGTTGAAGCATAAAgccttaaacttttttttagtaattttagagtATTGGGTCTGCATCAAAACGGAGTTTAAGGATTGACTTTTAAAGATCAGATTTTTTTTAGAACACTTTCAGGAGGATTTTTGTTGGAGGGGGGTTCTGATGGGGAGCCCCGATGAGCCCAACATAAAGGGCATTGATGCGTCGGTCGGTGGCTTGGTTTGGGTTCGACGCAGAAACGGTTCGTGGTGGCCGGGTCGGATTATGGGCCTTGACGAACTCTCTGAGGGCTATTTAGTTTCTCCAAGATCCGGTACTCCTGTTAAGCTTCTTGGTCGTGAAGATGCAAGCGTGTGAGTccaattttttaatcttttaatcacttttgtacTTGTTTGGGTAGGTGTAATTGCTTGCATTCTTGTTGGTGAGTCATTGTAGTAGTAGTTCTGTTTCAAGCTTATTTGCTTAGTAGTTTTATAGTTCTGGAACCATTTTTTTATGTTGCTAATCAACAAGGGGAAACTCTTGCAGATGATAagtatatttatacatatatatatgtatgtatatattggTCCCattttgaaagaatattgcaGACTATATAGTGCATTTTCTTGTTCATATCAGTGATTATTATGGCCATGAATGGTGGAAAGTTCAGCATTCACATTACATTAAAATGCCTGCTTGTTTGCTTTGGTGCCTTGTTCACGTTGTTTGTGCTGTCAGTCAACTTTTTAACTCAACTGGTCGCTCATTTGAATGCAATCGTGTGTACAGATAGTCAAAACTAGAAATTTTGGTCAATTAAGTTCTTTTGATTTTTAGTCACCGTTGATATTTTGTTAGACTTGTAGGAGAATGTGCATTGCTTCTCTAAGAGCCCTTTTAATGTTTTACTTTTTGCCATGTCTTTAAACTGTTATTATAGCTTATAGGCATTGGTTAATTAGGTTTgaaagataaatatcaaaatcagTTCAGTAGGTGAGTGTTTGTTCCGTCACACAATAGTAGAGGTTGTATCCATCTCTTGTTGCTATTATCACTAAAGCTTGTAATCTTGAGGTTATGTATAAATTCTAGAGAAAAATACTGAAATTATCCTAGATTTGTAGAGATGAATGCTATTTTCGTTTCTAGATTATTGTGATTTAGATTCAAGGTTTTACCTTAATATCCCCCATCTTGTCTATCTTAAACCTTGTTCAATGCTGAATGTTTTATGAGTAAAGCACTTTTTGGTGCTGCATTTTCTTCTTTTAGTTTCTAGAATGATTTAAGTTTGAACCCCTTTTCATCCTGATAAAAAAGATGTCTAGAATTGTTGGTCTCTGAAGATTGAAATAATGAATGAGAGGAAGACTTTCAGTTAACAATCACTCATCAACCTTGAATAGAAGGAAATTACCATGCTTGGCTTGGTTTCTTATTGCTTAACTTTGTTGGCTAAATTTCATTGTCTTTTTGGCTTTAGGGACTGGTATAATCTTGAAAAGTCAAAGCGGGTGAAGGCCTTCCGCTGTGGAGAATATAATGAATGTATCGAGAAAGCAAAAGCTTCAGCAGCAAATTCTAGCAAGAAAGCAGTGAAATATGCTCGAAGAGAAGATGCAATTCTCCATGCTCTTGAGATTGAGAGCGCCCGTTTAGGCAAGGATCATCCTGATTATTTCTCTAGAAAAGATAGATCTGGTGGTGATCAAGGTTGTTCAGCCAAAGAGTCACCTAACATGTCACGTTCTGGGAAAGAAAATGATGATGAAATGAGTGGATCTGAGGATGGCTCTAATTCAGCTCCAGAATTATCACAGTCTGGCATATCCTTTGAAGAGACAAATCTTATTAATGGTACTAAGGGGCGCACTATGCTGGTAAAGAGAAGAAAAACTCCAAATGATTCAGAGGATGATGGAGCAGAAGGAATCAAACGAATGAAAGGACTTGAGGATCTAGGCATGGGTGTAGGATCAAAAAGAAAAGCTCAGGCCACAGGGGTGCTCGAGTCAGTTCAACAAGAGAATGCTTCATTCTGTGGACCAAACACGAACAACTGCCTGTCTAATGGAGGTCCCATAAATGGTAGCAGAAACCATTCATCATCACTAAGAAGAAAGAGATCTCAAGTGGCAAATGTTCATGAATTCCTAAAAAGGAAAAATCGCCGGAGACCATTGACCAAGGTTTTGGAGAGTACTGTTATGGTGTCAGTTCCAGTTTCTTGTGATGAACTTCCAAGTTCAAGTAGTTCACCCCTTAGGGGACTTTCTGACAGCAAGGTTTCAGGAATGGATTCTAATGAATCACGCAAAAGTATTTCTGCAGTAATTAACAacagcagcaacaacaacaataacaattCAGACAGTACTGGAATTTCATGTGAGAATGGTGTCTCCTTAAATGTTTCAGAACATGCTGCTGATGCTGATGCTTCTCAAACTAATAATAAGACAAAAGACAAAGAAATATTCAGCGTACAAGAGTTGGCTGAGAATGAATCTTCAGACAGGCTATTTGATGTGCCGTTTTTTGGTGAAGATAAACCATCTGCAGGTATTATGGTTTAAACATTTGTAAACTATAGCGTTTCTTATTATTACTGTATCCTTTTTGTGCATAAACATATTCTGCTGCTTTTATAAATTGCAGTTGTATTGGTTAtgcttttacttttctttttttctttttttgggggtTGGGGGTGCTGCAGGTGATGGATAATTTAGATTATTTGTTATTTCATTAATTGTTATTGTTT
Coding sequences within it:
- the LOC107915673 gene encoding uncharacterized protein At1g51745, with protein sequence MGSPDEPNIKGIDASVGGLVWVRRRNGSWWPGRIMGLDELSEGYLVSPRSGTPVKLLGREDASVDWYNLEKSKRVKAFRCGEYNECIEKAKASAANSSKKAVKYARREDAILHALEIESARLGKDHPDYFSRKDRSGGDQGCSAKESPNMSRSGKENDDEMSGSEDGSNSAPELSQSGISFEETNLINGTKGRTMLVKRRKTPNDSEDDGAEGIKRMKGLEDLGMGVGSKRKAQATGVLESVQQENASFCGPNTNNCLSNGGPINGSRNHSSSLRRKRSQVANVHEFLKRKNRRRPLTKVLESTVMVSVPVSCDELPSSSSSPLRGLSDSKVSGMDSNESRKSISAVINNSSNNNNNNSDSTGISCENGVSLNVSEHAADADASQTNNKTKDKEIFSVQELAENESSDRLFDVPFFGEDKPSADFSPIFVSCSSETPEVGNLGREAEMKGHNESVYTRSVDVQATCITQRIEKGTAEWQLKGKRKSRQISEKQRHNPGKHADMVDEPNTFLASTEHLDGFSLGSNQKVDFNGVDGSGDPYTCTSQSKSKSVVEDQLNGFGDWKSMSRQPHGRGPIVEAKVLPDSSGNPQRSLPYRQSRYTVNPRYQTTDFPGKTYSADSSLYDIKIDVKANYRPQHVPLVSLMSKLNGKAIIGHPLTVEVLNDGYYDNPSQEAAMECTEVDHSLKQNSGGRVPRKHIKLQSQFPPRKSAKVKKSGLLSKKIRKLSSLTGQKLCVGFRKPVAEKPKGPVIACIPLKLVFSRINEALNGSARPTHRSLTSSNS